One segment of Vulpes lagopus strain Blue_001 chromosome 8, ASM1834538v1, whole genome shotgun sequence DNA contains the following:
- the LOC121497626 gene encoding 60S ribosomal protein L32-like, with product MAALRPLVKSKIIKKRTKRFIRHQSDRYVKIKRNWQKCRGIDNRVRRRFKGQILMPNIGYGSNKKTKHMLPSGFRKFLVHNVKELEVLLMCNKPYCAEIAHNVFSKNCKAIVERAAQLAITVTNPNARLRSEENE from the coding sequence ATGGCTGCCCTCAGACCTCTGGTGAAGTCCAAGATCATTAAAAAGAGGACCAAGAGGTTCATCCGGCACCAGTCAGACCGATATGTCAAAATTAAGCGCAACTGGCAGAAATGCAGAGGCATTGACAATAGGGTACGCAGAAGATTCAAGGGCCAAATCTTGATGCCCAACATTGGTTATGggagcaacaagaaaacaaagcacatgcTGCCCAGTGGCTTCCGGAAGTTCCTAGTCCACAACGTCAAGGAGCTTGAAGTGCTGCTGATGTGCAACAAACCTTATTGTGCAGAGATTGCTCACAATGTATTCTCCAAGAACTGCAAAGCCATTGTGGAAAGAGCAGCCCAGCTGGCCATCACAGTCACCAATCCGAATGCCAGGCTGCGTAGcgaagaaaatgaatag